GCATAATCTAGACATATAGTGtggaaaatgcaattttaaaaatgtgtagatGGGTCAGTGTATTAAAGTGTGTATTAATAAAGACATTAAGAATGTAGCTCCTGTGGATTAAAGTGTCTTTTTAAGAGACTGCGACAAGAAGCAATCTTGTCTGAGAAGAAACACAGGAGGTGCACTCACTGTCTGGTTCCAGGTTGATTAGGGGCTTCTCGTCCACTGTGGCAGTGTGATGTGGACGGAGAGTGGTGTGAGCAGCAGCACGGAGCTTGGGGAGAGTGAGGGTCTCCCCATGGGCCTCCTGGCAGTGCTCCTTCAGCCGGCTGATTGTCGTGAAGGAGTGAAGGCAGGACAAGCACCTGTAGGTGTTCTCACCTGGTAGGCAAAGATACCTTGATTAGATGTCTACAAAGATTTGCTTCATTGTTGTAGacatgaaatttaaacaaagtTCTTTAAGAGTTCTCAGATACCTGTACTGTATTGCACAATGTTTATTTTCCCAAATGGTAGCTGCTAccacacaaagaaataagtgCTCATTCACAGTGAAAGTGCTTGCATACATGAATCAATATACGGGGTACctcaaaatatgtaaaacatttgacatttaaaactTACTCTTTCGCCAAATTTCGAAGTTCCCCGATTCCCCtgtcaccacagtaaaatgctcaggaggggtgaACAGCTACTGTTACTTAAACCCTCAGAGAatctttttctacatttcttgAAATACTTGGAGGTTTTGTTCACTTCTTTTGCACTCTGCAGCAGCCAGATGGTTTACTTTTGCTATCTATATCTATTATACCTGCAATACTGTATCATTTACATCAACCTTATACAGCACCACAACTcttgtgagaagagcactctataaaacaAACCCAACTGAATATTAATGGTGAGCATTCTGAACATTTGGCCCAATTCAGTATTTGTCCCCAACCCTTCTGTTTTGTCAACCAAATATGTACCGCCAACAAATTACGTaaggtgcatttttttgtacattaaagtgtgtttacatttttgagACACCCTGTATTTTAATCACAGTGAAACTGTCAGACATATTAATCTTGGCCCTGAAACTTGTTATACACACTAATACATAACTTCTAGTATCTTTagagatcaaaaaaaaaaaactgacagccAGGTCCAAAAAACAAGAATGGCCTTTTCTGTAATTCATATTTCACACTGAAACACTAAAACCAGAAACAATATAGAAATGTTTAGGCTTTTTTTCAGTTCACGGCTTACAGTCAGTACTTCAGTACTAAAGAAGGCCCTCCGTTAAGGTCAAACTAATGTATTTCTAGAAAGTTTCTTGTATTACACAATCAAATGCTAATATATAGAAAAGGCCAGAATGAAGTTCTAAGTGGCCTGCTGCACACACAATATTTGTGTTCAGTCTCAGGAAATCTTCAAAAAACATTATAATCCTAATAGCCGCAGGCTGCTGACCACTGAGCATAACAGAAATAATAAGCCTGAGCCCATAATGTGTAATGGGTCTAGGCCGGAGTTAAGATATCTGTGACATGTATATATGTGAATAAaatccattatttattgctgctttCAAAATGAAGAAGTGAGGCAGAAACCATATCTTGTGTTTCTTCCCTGTAAGTCTAAAAAGTCTTATACTTAGAGAGCCCATGGAAATAGCAGTCATTGTACTGGATCTAACTGCCTGTAGCCATGGGGCAAAGCCCTGCTCTCACCTGCGTGGGCTTTATTTAAGTGACTCTTGAGACGGCTCAGGTAGGTGGATTTACAGCGAAGCAGCTTGTGTTGCCCATGGTTAGACTGAATGTGTCGATACAGGCTGAGGACAGGCACCAGGAACAAGAGAGGAAACATCACCATTAATCATATCCTGCACAGTTTACCTGAATTATCGTTGACCCATCTCTCATAGTTTTGGTTCTGCAGcattaaaacaaactgaacaactACAGCATAAATCATATGTTGCAACTCAGTGCATTAAATTATACAAAGTAATTACAGTCAACAGCAGGTTCCATACTGAGTAACAAACTTAAAAGTGCCCTGAAGAGGTGGCAACCACTTCAGCAAACCTGAAAGCAAAAATGGCAAATACATGATTTTCTGTAGTAAATGagtaattgaatgaatgaatgaagtcaaaaatcaaaaacaaggaaatgaacaaatgcacagCCTGTTTTAGTGCTTTCTTACTTATGCCTGAAGGGTGAGATGAAGTGGCAGTACTGGCAGCTGTATTTGTCCTCACGTCTGCTCAGAGCCACTGCCATGGCAGAGTGACTCCTCTCATGCGAACGCAGGCCCTGCATGGACATTAACACGCGGTCGCAATGGCGGCATGGGTGTCCCCCTGCAGACCTCTGCTTCGCCGCCCCTCCTTCCTTGGATCCTTGCTCTGGTTCTGTCGCTACCGCTGTGGTGGCCGAGGTTGCCTCAGTTGTCACTGGGCTTGGCACCAGAGCCACAGACTCCACCTCTGCCACCTCCACACTGGCCTCTGCCTTGTCAGGGATGGACACTGGAGTTTCCGTCACTTCTTGCtacaaaaaaaggaagaaaaataactgaaattgaACATTTTATGGAACAGAGGTGAAAATCTAAATTGTGTACTGACCTCATGACTGTGCACCTTTTTACATCCTGCAAGCTGAGGCATGCACCACTGGCACTTGTTTTGTTTAGATGCACCTACTAAAGTAACTACAGGTTTAATGTTCTGCCCTTTCAttcagttattcattcagcGTATCACTTGTGTTAGAGCCCAGCCCATTTGGCAAGGCAAAATTATCATACTTGATTGATGTTTTAAAGGTGAAATTTTCCACGATGGACCTCATGCTGAAAATTCCCCAAACCGTTGCATTTGATCACAAAATTTTTAGTGGTGCTGCATTCCTGTATTTAGAGAGCAAAAAAGCATGTGCCCACAGTTGTCTGGCAAAACCTCAGACAGAATCAATCTTCAAAATCTTGGAAGAAACAAATGTGACTGCCATAAGCACAAAAGAACTTCCATCATAGCGCAATAGTCCTTTTTTAATACTTAAATCAAATATCTCGGGAGGCAGAAAATCGACAGGACACATTGATAAAATATCCAAATGGCTTTTTATAGTTTACAAGTAGGACATTTTAAATTTTGCGCTTAGCTGCATgtagatttggagaaaagaagcGGTTCTGATGTGACATTTCCACTGTTACATGGtaccagttttaaaatattaacttgATGAAGACAAAACGTGTGCTCTTGGCTAAATAATTTTACTCTCTGTATATATTTGCCAAAAAAACCTGCTGTCAATATAGCGCATAGCTTACTTCCCTTTATTTCATCCACTCTCtactcagaaaaataaaaaaataatcttgtCTCTTTCCAGAAAAGGTGTTGGCTAGCTGTATAGCATATCAAAATGTTTGCCCAAGCCAGAAGTACTCAATTTGCCTTCCTCTTCAGTGGAACACTAAATCCCCTGGCTTGCTTCTCTCCACCAGACCACTGGCCCCAGAACAGACAGGTTGAAATGTTTCAACTGCACACTGCACAGGAACTACAGCTTTTTTCTCTCCAAATGGATTGTTGCTCTTTTCCTGCTTCTTATTCTACTCCTGAGAACAGTTCCAGTTGAAAAGCTCCACATAAATTTACAAGCAGCCACATGACCCCAGAGAAGATAATCACCTGCTAAAGGCCACATGGAAGACCCAGAGACCACCCGAGCCCCTCACTACTATGAGTAGCTAACTACCTGAGAACTCCAGAGACACTTACTATAGTAAGAATATTTGAAGAAAACCTATACAGAATATAGGCTCTATTTAATGGAGATACTATCTGTGATGcatctttaatgtaaaaaatataaaacggCTTCAGCAGTTGTACTAGAATTACAAAATACTAGTCCTTTCCATTCCATTATTTTGGCTATAATGGCTTTCAGTTCCATGCATGACAAACAATGTTTACAATCAGTATTGAGAAGAGAGTTAGAAAAAATTGACACGGCTGTTCAATTATTAAAGTCACTTCCAGAAGAATACCTAagatttaaacaaaacattgtaaTAATCAGTAAAGCTGTTAGCATGTCCTTTGCTGTCGATTTTGATACCCTTACAGAAGTTCACGTGGAAGTCCTGTAGCTGACGCACCTTCACATGCCCTGCCTTTGCTTCTCCATACTGGACATGTTTTCTTAGATGGTTACAGATGGCCCTGAGGGTTGGGTGGACTTCGACGCAGAAGTTGCACCTGTATCCTACTGGTGCCTTGGTGGTATGGTTTTCAAGCTGCAGGGCAGAAAGTCAAAAACTGACTAGTGATAGCAATTTTGATTCAAAACACAGTTGAACAAATAGTGAAGACGTCTCCTTCTGAAGTCTGACCTGCCGAAACACTCCCATATATCACCCCTCCTAGTTGCTCTACATTGGCTTCCTagagctgcctggatcaaattctaGCTAGTTACGTCTACAAAATCATCAatgatctgctccccgatatctacaagacGTGATCACTTGcaacactccaaccagactgcagAAGACTGCAGACTGCACAAAAagtctaaaatcaaaagcacaaaggtttttggttctggctctgatgtggtggaatgacccccctctcagaattgctgaatctctctctgtatttaagaagggtctcaaaactcaccccttccagactcacttaCCCCTCATCTTGCACGTCTatgataatttaatttaataatggaaaagtctttatgtagctactcatgtgatgtccACTGGTTCATAgcatggaatgtgacaaattgagtGTACTCAAatcaaatctctccttctgttcatgtaatgcactATCTGCATTGCtctctgagatgcacatcacttcggagaaaagcatcgacAAATTGAATGAATTTAAGAGGACTTTAAAACTACACAATGGAAACTGACCTTGGACAACTACGATTCTATGTTCAAGTGACTAAAATtatcttgattttcttttttgtaatatgAAGCTTTTGGATATTCTAAGTTTGACATATATAATCtcaaaatttaacattaatagTGACATACTAAGAAACTTACAGACAACACAGTGTGAGAATTTTTAGCTAATTTCCCACCTTTTCTGGTTTGCTATTTAGTTGTTCAGTCCCCTTGTGCTTGCCAAGCTGTTTCCTCCTCTCCTGACGCTCTGCCTTCTTCTGGAAATCCTCGTTGTGATTAGTTAAGTGAGCACTGAGTTCTTGCAGGCCCAGGAACTTGAGGTCACAGCGGGTACACTGGTAGCATTCACTGCTGTCTCCTGCAATGCCCGTAAGTGTAGAAAAGTCTCGTTTGAGGTCCTTGCTGTGGTGGTCAGTGTAGTGCATGCAGAGTAGCTCAGCCGTGTTGAAGGACAGCTTGAAACATTTGCTGCATTTAAATGGCAGCCACTTTAAATCATCCTTCTGCTCTACCAAAGAGGGCTCCTCCATATGCTCATCTACTGCTTCAGAGATGTTGTCAGACTCCTTGGCATAGACCACAGTGAAGTAGCGCCCAAGCTTGCTGGAATGCTGCTTCTTGGGAAACACTCCAGGATGACGCTTAATATAATGGGAGACAATACTCTTTCTGCTGAAGGCCTGGAAAGAACACAGAGAGCATTTCCTCCTCTCAACTGCCAGCCTTAGCTCTTCGCTCAACAAAGAACCTTCATTTGAACAGGTCATGGGTACCACCACTTTGTTGGGCTTGTCACTGAAGGTCTTGGATGCTGCCAAGCAGTGAGTGTAGTATGCATCAATGTCATGTCGCTTTTGATAATGAGCTGCCAGGCCTTTACGAATGGGGTTTGTATATGAACAGAGGGAACACTTAAACACATTATTCATACCTTCAGGCTGCGCTCTTACATTGTTGTGTTTTACGCGATAGTGGCGCGCTATGCCTTTCCTTGTGGAGCAGAAGTACCGGCAAAGCTGACATCTGAATAACGAGTGTTTTTCATCTTTCCTGATTTCGTACTGAGAGAAAGTAGGGTCTAAGTCGCTACCCTCCTCTATATCTGCAGAGCTGCCTTCAACTTGTACCTCCTCCAGGCTACCAGACTCAAGGGAATGCTGAAACATGTCTGAAGCTGGCTGATTGTGATACTTCTCATAGTGAACCTTGAGTTTTTCTAACGTCCCATGAGAATATGAGCACATTTTGCACCTATAGGCACCGTAGCCCTGCCTCTGTGATTTGTATTTCTCGTCCCCTTCATTAATGTCCACCATTTCTTCAATGTCATCTGCAAAATCCTCAGCGGTAACTTTAACATGAGGATGTCTCTTCTGGTAATGAGTCAGGACGCCATGAATACGCGAATTTATGTACGGACAGTGCCGACACTTGTAAACAGAACTTGGGTTGATATCAGTTTCTTGTGCAAAATCAGCTGCCTTCACTTTCATGCCAGGATGTTTTTTGCCATAGTGAGTCAAGAGACCATGAAGGCTGTTGTATTCTGATAAACAGACAGTGCATCGATAAGGGTTGTTTGAAATGGAGGTGCTGGCAAAAGAAAGATGAGCTGGTCCCCTGCTATCAGAAGCTTCCTGACCATGCTCACGAGAATGATCGAGAACCCGTCCAGAGATCGGAACATGGACATCATTCAGCTGCAACTGTGTCTTTTCTAACGGCGGGTTACCTTTTATAATATCCAACAGCACTGATTCATCACCTTTTATAGCCCAAGGATGAACCACCTGGTAATGATTGGTGATATCCCAGATAGAACAAGCCTCAAAAGCACAATCCCTGCATCGGTAGTGCTTCAAGTCAGAATTTACGCCTGGCTGTGAACTTGATGAGTCAGGCCCTGCCCATAACTTGGTGGCCATGTGTGTGTAGTCAACATTGTGCTCAGGGTGACGCCTTTGGTAATGCATGAGTAGCCCATTTGGTTCAGCATGGGAATAAATGCACCACTCACAGTGATACCCAGCCTCTAAGATACCATCTTGATAAGCCCAACGTAAAATAGTCATGGCTGTAGCCTTAACTGTGGGATGCTCTTTCTTCAAGTGCTTCTTCAAAGCATACACATACGGTGATGTGTAAGAACAGTGTCTGCATTTCAAGGCCCGAAGTGGCCTAGTTGTCTCTGTATTGGTTGTGGAAGCAGGACTGGATATTTTGCTAGACTGAGCCCTTTCTCGCTGACAGCGGACTGCAGCAGTGTGCCTGCGGACGGAATCAGCATTTGTCCTCACATCTCTGTGTTTCTTCTGATAATGAATCAGCACTCCCTTGACTGTTCGATTTCCATAGTCACAATGCTGGCAGAAAAACATTTCTACCTCTCCTTTTTCACTACTGGTTCTGGGTTGGGAAGCACAAGACAAGGCTGTCCCATTGCTGCTGAATGGTCTCAAGAACTGTCTTGGAGGCACTATCTGTAATTCTTCCATTAACTTCATTAAGCCAGGGGTAGGAGCAGCTTGCTTGATATATTTAGCATTAACCTTTATTTCTGGATGTCTCTTTTGATAATGGACAAGCACACCTACAACAGACCGGTTGCTATACACACAATGCTTGCAGTAAAAAAGGTCTTCATCCCTTCCCATATGAAAGGCAGTGGATGTGTTCAGAGGGCTAGGTGTGGTCAAATCAGGAGTAGCACTATTTGAAGCAtaagatctatcaacagacacaACTCTCATAGTCTTCTGGATGCGAAAGTATGATGCTTTCTGCTCTGGATGCTTTTTCTGGTAGTGGACCAGGACAGAGTGCATGTTTGGACTAGCAAAGGAACAGATATCACAGTCATAGACCACTATGTTGTTAACAGTAGTTTCTTTCATAAAATCTGTCTCTGTGCAGTAGTCCTGggttctcacattttttttgccaggGCTGAAACATGCAGATGATTTTGATCCAGCTGAGGAATTAGTGAAGCTCTTGGGACCAGAGTTTAAAATTTCTCTCAGCGTCTGGGATTCAGCAGACTCTTTGCAACGTGGTTCTATTACATAACTAGAAAATATcatggcattatttattttcacagtcGGATGCATTCTTTGGTAATGTGGCATCAAACTTCGTACATTTGGACTCGTGTAAAAGCAAAATCGACACTTGTACACCAAATCAGGTTGGTTAAAATTCAACACGTTGATGGCTTCAGGGTGATGCTCTGAGTAGTGCTGATTAAGGTCATCAAACGTTGTATACTCCACATAGCACTCCAGGCACCGGAAGACAGCACTCTGATCTTCTGGGTCTAATATGtatctgaaattaaatttaatataagGATGCATTCTCTGATAATGAGTACTGACACTACGAGCAGACTTATTATGGTAATCACAGTGTTTGCAGTAAAACAGTGTCTCAGGGTCAACACTGTAAACAGCACTATTCTGGAAGGCCTCTCCGCTGTCTTGATCTGTTTGATCAAGTAGGCTTTCGGTCCCCACAGACACtgcatgttcattttcattgtcttCATCTGAGAGTGTGAAAGGGAGCAGCCTGTCATTAGAATTCGGTTTCTGCCGAATAGAGGGCTTTTGTCTTCCCACAACTTCCTCTTCCTGATTATCCTCCATTTTTCTTGGGTACATGGAGTGCTGCCGATAGAACCTGCGCTTTTTCGTATGTTGCCTCTCCTGAGAGTCTTCTCTGTCCTCAATTTCAAACACAACATtctcctcatcatcatccatTTCCTCAACATTAATGACTGAATCCTCCTGCTGTGTACTTTGGCTAATTTTACTCTGTAGATTCTTTGCAATTTCATCTATTCTGGTTCTCTTTTTGACTGGCGAGAGATCAAGAGGGGTGTCATTAATGGACTTCCTTGCAGTTTtgacaaaatgcttttttgatGAATAGCCAAGAATTGAAGTTTGGGTCTTCTGCACAAAGTTTGAAGGGCTATAAGTTTCACATTCTGAATCGTGTAGCTCATTGGATGAAATCTCAACACTATCTGGTTGCATGCTGTCACAGAAAGAATGCTTGTGTTGTTGATGAACACGCAGTCCTTTCAAGGTGGCGGTAGTGAAACTGCAGATTGAGCAGTGATGAAGAGTTTGAGAGTCAGCCTCAACAGTTACCTCTGCTATCTTACtagacattttaaaagtgaCATTGCCTCCATTCATTGGTTCATCATTAATAGCCTGGCCTTTGTCCATGTTCTCCCATGCAGAGGATGTTCCCACATGACTCTGCTTATGAGCATCTAGTTTAAGTGAATTAGTGCATATGAAAGGACATTTGCCACATTTGTAAACACTTGTCTTTCCAGAGCAATGGAAATTTTCAATGTGACGAGAGATGCTTTGATGATGCGTAgtcaaaaaaggacaaaatggGCATTTGAACCTGTTCATGTGCCTCTTGAACAATATTCCTTTTGTTTCAAGCATTTTGTGATCCTCCTCAGATAGTAGCTGTTTTTcacctgaaaaaagaaatgcatcagtGGCATCATCCATTTCTTCTGTCTCACCCTCAGAGCTACTTCTTGAATCATCTATCATACTGCTTGTCTCAAAGTCCACTCCTGAATTTGACATATCAGACAGGAATGTTGATCTGTCAGATAGAATTGAggctcctgtgttgctgggtgtcTTTTTAATTTGTGAATATTCACAAGAAAAACTTTCCATTTTCTCAGCAGGTGGCCGAACCACCGAACTTACTGAGGATTCTGCAAGGGTAAAAGAGTTAGCTGAAGAGCAGTCATTGCCATTCACGGGGTTGGGTGTCATGAGAGAACTGGATATGTTTCTCGGTGAAGGAGGCGAGGCAGATTTATAAGAATCCGTAATACCATCTCCTTCTTGTTCCTGCTGAAGTGAAGAAATTACCTTAACCATATTGCGGTGTTTCTTCATCATGTGGTCACACCAGCGCTCTCGTCTTAGAGTCTGGTATCCACACCATTCACAGGTGAAATTCCCCCTAGATTTAGTAAGGGGTTTGACCATAGACTCCAACACACTACGCTGTACCACCTCCTCAGGCAGTTCTGCACATGGTTCCTGGTTAGAAAATGCAATAGAGGAAGAGTCTGTGCCTGTTTCTGCACAGTCCAAAAGACTATATTTGTGATACATCTTCTGGTGTTTCAGAATACGGGCCCGTCGTGGCGATTTGTATGTGCAGTACTGGCATGAGAATACCTTCCCAAAACCATCATGGCTGACAATGCTGTAGCTAGTTTTCTTGAAAGTTTGAGCAGATGACAAACTCCCATCATTGACAGAAGATCCTGCCACAAATGCATGTACTTTCCTGGTGTGATCATTAAGGAGGGATTTTGATCTGAAGTAACGGACACAGAATTTGCACTGAAAAAACTGACTTGTAGGCTTTGAGGATTGGTTCAGCAAGTTGTTGCATGTAATTTGAGTTGAACTGGTAAAAGATCCAGGTGCCAAGTCCAAAGAATGGCTCTCTGCAACACAAAGCCATAGACCACAGTCAATGCCTTGCACAGCAACTCAAGCAAGTTTTAGCAGCACACCAAAGTCAGACAGCTTAAAAATGGGGGAAGTTGTAGATGTGCAAATGAACTTTATTGCACCTTGCACTTTTCACCATTTTTGGTAAGGGGGGGGTTGACATTGACTTTTGAAACAAATACTAATCTGAGAAAGTcatatttttcagtatatttcCTCACCTAACTCCATTTAAGTATTATACAACATCAGTGGAAAAATCTGTTCAACCTGTACAATAAGAACCTCCATGTGCTTATAAAACATTAAGCAATTTTAgcccagtttaaaaaaaaaaaaaaaaaaaaaattacacctcAGTTGCTTTTAATGAAAGCTAGTGAAGACTGATGTCAAACTTGCTATTGTCTCCATACTTCTGGAAAGTTTCTCAGTGTTAAGGAGAAGTAAAGAATGGGTGAAATGGAACAATAAAGGGATTAtgcttatatacagtatattacgtTTTGTTTCCATTACCTTTTGAATGGGTGTATTtgcaatttaacatttaaataaatttaatgaaatacatttactaTGCATTTTACCCATTCCTGAGCAATATCAACCCTCCGATCCACAGATAATACCGGCTTGCTCGTCGTCCTCGCCTTGGTCTCCCAAACGAAGTGAGTTGGACCCAGACTGCTCTGGGCTTCTGTCTCCAACTGCTGTAGGTTGCAGGAAGGCTGTGTGAACATCCTGGATGTGTGCCTTGAGGTCATCATGGGATTCAGCACGGAAATGACAACCATCGCACTGTAAAACCTCCATCAGTCAGGACTCCCAGAAAACTGTCAGGGACAAAGAGGACCCTGTTACAAAGAGCcccaagaaaaaaatctgaacattttcatGGAGAAATCCCTGCCATCTATCATACAGAGCAATGGTCTAACTCCTGGTGCTGGAGGGTCATACCTGCAGACTTTTGAACCAAGTTCTCAGATACTTTTATAGAGGCTGATAAATTAGGTGAATACTTGCAAAATACCAAATTTtaatactacttacactgaatttacTT
This genomic window from Scleropages formosus chromosome 1, fSclFor1.1, whole genome shotgun sequence contains:
- the LOC108930974 gene encoding zinc finger protein 462-like isoform X1 — translated: MEVLQCDGCHFRAESHDDLKAHIQDVHTAFLQPTAVGDRSPEQSGSNSLRLGDQGEDDEQAESHSLDLAPGSFTSSTQITCNNLLNQSSKPTSQFFQCKFCVRYFRSKSLLNDHTRKVHAFVAGSSVNDGSLSSAQTFKKTSYSIVSHDGFGKVFSCQYCTYKSPRRARILKHQKMYHKYSLLDCAETGTDSSSIAFSNQEPCAELPEEVVQRSVLESMVKPLTKSRGNFTCEWCGYQTLRRERWCDHMMKKHRNMVKVISSLQQEQEGDGITDSYKSASPPSPRNISSSLMTPNPVNGNDCSSANSFTLAESSVSSVVRPPAEKMESFSCEYSQIKKTPSNTGASILSDRSTFLSDMSNSGVDFETSSMIDDSRSSSEGETEEMDDATDAFLFSGEKQLLSEEDHKMLETKGILFKRHMNRFKCPFCPFLTTHHQSISRHIENFHCSGKTSVYKCGKCPFICTNSLKLDAHKQSHVGTSSAWENMDKGQAINDEPMNGGNVTFKMSSKIAEVTVEADSQTLHHCSICSFTTATLKGLRVHQQHKHSFCDSMQPDSVEISSNELHDSECETYSPSNFVQKTQTSILGYSSKKHFVKTARKSINDTPLDLSPVKKRTRIDEIAKNLQSKISQSTQQEDSVINVEEMDDDEENVVFEIEDREDSQERQHTKKRRFYRQHSMYPRKMEDNQEEEVVGRQKPSIRQKPNSNDRLLPFTLSDEDNENEHAVSVGTESLLDQTDQDSGEAFQNSAVYSVDPETLFYCKHCDYHNKSARSVSTHYQRMHPYIKFNFRYILDPEDQSAVFRCLECYVEYTTFDDLNQHYSEHHPEAINVLNFNQPDLVYKCRFCFYTSPNVRSLMPHYQRMHPTVKINNAMIFSSYVIEPRCKESAESQTLREILNSGPKSFTNSSAGSKSSACFSPGKKNVRTQDYCTETDFMKETTVNNIVVYDCDICSFASPNMHSVLVHYQKKHPEQKASYFRIQKTMRVVSVDRSYASNSATPDLTTPSPLNTSTAFHMGRDEDLFYCKHCVYSNRSVVGVLVHYQKRHPEIKVNAKYIKQAAPTPGLMKLMEELQIVPPRQFLRPFSSNGTALSCASQPRTSSEKGEVEMFFCQHCDYGNRTVKGVLIHYQKKHRDVRTNADSVRRHTAAVRCQRERAQSSKISSPASTTNTETTRPLRALKCRHCSYTSPYVYALKKHLKKEHPTVKATAMTILRWAYQDGILEAGYHCEWCIYSHAEPNGLLMHYQRRHPEHNVDYTHMATKLWAGPDSSSSQPGVNSDLKHYRCRDCAFEACSIWDITNHYQVVHPWAIKGDESVLLDIIKGNPPLEKTQLQLNDVHVPISGRVLDHSREHGQEASDSRGPAHLSFASTSISNNPYRCTVCLSEYNSLHGLLTHYGKKHPGMKVKAADFAQETDINPSSVYKCRHCPYINSRIHGVLTHYQKRHPHVKVTAEDFADDIEEMVDINEGDEKYKSQRQGYGAYRCKMCSYSHGTLEKLKVHYEKYHNQPASDMFQHSLESGSLEEVQVEGSSADIEEGSDLDPTFSQYEIRKDEKHSLFRCQLCRYFCSTRKGIARHYRVKHNNVRAQPEGMNNVFKCSLCSYTNPIRKGLAAHYQKRHDIDAYYTHCLAASKTFSDKPNKVVVPMTCSNEGSLLSEELRLAVERRKCSLCSFQAFSRKSIVSHYIKRHPGVFPKKQHSSKLGRYFTVVYAKESDNISEAVDEHMEEPSLVEQKDDLKWLPFKCSKCFKLSFNTAELLCMHYTDHHSKDLKRDFSTLTGIAGDSSECYQCTRCDLKFLGLQELSAHLTNHNEDFQKKAERQERRKQLGKHKGTEQLNSKPEKLENHTTKAPVGYRCNFCVEVHPTLRAICNHLRKHVQYGEAKAGHVKQEVTETPVSIPDKAEASVEVAEVESVALVPSPVTTEATSATTAVATEPEQGSKEGGAAKQRSAGGHPCRHCDRVLMSMQGLRSHERSHSAMAVALSRREDKYSCQYCHFISPFRHNLYRHIQSNHGQHKLLRCKSTYLSRLKSHLNKAHAGENTYRCLSCLHSFTTISRLKEHCQEAHGETLTLPKLRAAAHTTLRPHHTATVDEKPLINLEPDRTAHAELLDNHQHLSEYQQETHSQGSDSPIVPTDGLLVCELCEFSSDYMEKLCRHYHDHHSDKKLHKCKDCSFFTSYKSTFLVHMKAGHSVSTEEGHKDLRCPLCLYRSKVKSSMIDHIVLHREERMVPLEVCRSKLSRHLQGVVFRCHKCTFTCSSDESLKQHLQKHSELKPYKCQLCFYDSREYEELEAHLRDEHKVICNFELAGQVNLDQLEAMKGKLGSSSSTEEEEEPHEEAEGNQEVEEEKESEPNDTPSSPGSAASTCGERRFPCQFCGRVFTDSTEWERHVLRHGMVITSSRTKVSHAPAIQASSQSKAVSPVAKSDGHYPGDSMEVECDPPSDQTKSQTENMEEEKMQKSKNCP